The nucleotide window TCCTGTAGCTTAGTTTCTTGAATACAAAACATATCTGCATTTATTTCATTAAAGTATTCTAAAAAACCTTTTTTAACACATGCCCTAAGCCCATTAACATTCCAAGAAATAAGTTTCATTCTTTTGCTCCTTTCAAACTATACTCTAGCCACTCCATCATCTATAGCAGCTTTTTTTACTGCTTCTGCCACTGCTATTGCAACTTCCTTGTTAAATGGACTCGGTATTATCATATCTACATTTAGCTCTTCTTCTTTAACTATATTTGCTATTCCATAGGCTGCTTGTATCTTCATGTTTTGGGTGATTCTACTAGCTCTTACGTCTAAAGCACCTCTAAATATGCCTGGGAATGCCAGTACGTTATTTATTTGATTAGCAAAGTCAGATCTTCCTGTGCCTACTATGAAGGCCCCTGCTTCCTTTGCATCATCTGGCATAATCTCTGGTATAGGGTTTGCCATTGCAAATATCATGGATTTTTCACCCATTGTTTTTACCATTTCCTTTGTTAAGCAATCTGCTGACGACACTCCTATGAACACATTTTTACCAACTATTACATCCTTTAATTCACCATCTAGTGAAGCTTTATTAGTTATTTCAGCCATTTCTTTTTTTATTGGGTTTAAATCCTGTCTATTTTTAGATATGGCTCCTTTTCTATCACACAATATTACATCCTTAACTCCAACACTTAATAATAACTTAGCTATTGCAATACCTGCTGCTCCAGAACCATTTATGACTACTTCTAAATCCTTAAACTCTTTTTCTGCTAATTTTAATCCATTAATAAGTCCAGCTAATACTACTATAGCTGTTCCATGCTGGTCATCATGAAATACTGGTATGTCTAATTCCTCATCTAGTCTTTTTTCTATTTCAAAGCATTTAGGTGCTGCTATATCTTCTAGGTTGATGCCTCCAAATACTGGCTCAAGCAATTTTACTGTTCTAATTATTTCTTCAGTATCAGTTGTTTTCAAGCAAATAGGAAAAGCATCTACATCTGCATAGGCTTTAAATAATATGGATTTTCCTTCCATAACTGGAATTGCACCATAGGGTCCTATATCTCCTAAGCCTAATACTGCTGTCCCATCACTTACTACAGCAACAGTGTTGCTTTTAAAAGTGTATTCATATACTTTTTCTTGATCATTAGCTATTTCTTTACAGGGTTGAGCTACTCCTGGAGTATATGCTATGGATAAATCATCTTTATTTTCTACCTTAACTTTACTTTGAATACTTACCTTGCCCTTATTATTTCTATGCATTTCTAACGAAAGCTTATTATAATCCTTCATTTAACCCAGCTCCCTTCAAGTTTATTTTGTATTTTCATATAAATTGTTACCATAAATATCTATACATACTATTAATGGCATATTTTCTACTGTTAGTTTTCTTATGGCTTCTGTGCCTAAATCATCATAGGCTATTACTTCTGACTCTTTAACTGAGCTTGCTATCAATGCGCCTGCTCCACCTACTGCTGCAAAATATACAGTTTCATTTTTTTTCATGCTTTCTATTACTTCCTTACTTCTTAATCCTTTTCCTATCATGCCCCCTAAGCCCAATTCAAGCAAAGGTATGGTCATAGTGTCCATTCTGTAGCTTGTTGTAGGTCCAGCAGAACCAATTACTTTTCCAGGCTTTGCTGGAGTTGGGCCTACATAATATATTATAGAATCTTTTATATCAAAAGGTAAAGCTTCTCCTTTATTTAATGCTTCCATCATTCTTTTGTGTGCCGCATCTCTTCCAGTATATACAGTACCCGTAAGAGATACTACATCTCCTGCTTTTAGTTCTCTTAAAACTTCCTTTGTTAATGGAGTTTCTATAAGTTTAACAGTCATTTTTTCACCCCTTATGGTCTTATATTATCTATAGAATTATTGTACTATGCCTTGAAGAATGGCAATTTATATTTACTGCTACTGGTAAGCCTGCTATATGAGTAGGATATGCTTCTACATGTACATCTAAGGCTGTGGTTAACCCTCCTAAACCTTGAGGTCCTATGCCTAAAGCATTAATCTTTTCTAATAATTTTTCTTCTAGCTTAGCTAGATGCTCTTTATTGTTTTTTGATCCAATTGGTCTTATTAAGGCATGTTTAGCTAAATTAGCTGCTTTATCCATTGTGCCACCAATGCCTACTCCTACTATTATAGGAGGACATGGATTAGGTCCTGCTTCTTTAACTGCTTTAAGAACGAAATCTACTACGCCCTCTTCTCCATCTGATGGCTTTAGCATCTTTATTTGACTCATGTTTTCGCTTCCAAAGCCTTTAAACATAAGCTCTATTTTAACCTTATCACCAGGTACAATATTATAATATATAACTGCTGGAGAATTATCTTTAGTGTTATTTCTTATTAGTGGGTCTTCTACTACAGATTTTCTTAAATACCCTTCCCTATAGCCATCTATAACACCTTTATTTATAGCATCAGTTATACTACCATTAGTAAAGTGAACCTCTTGTCCAACCTCTACGAAAGCTACTACCATGCCCGTATCTTGACATAATGGTGTTTCATTTTCCTTTGCTACTTCAGCATTTTTTATCAGCATGTCTAAAACCATGTTTCCTACTGATGAAGTCTCTGCCTTTTTTGCATTTATAAAAGCTTCCTGTATATCCTCTTCAATATAAATGTTAGAAGATATACATTTTTCAGCAACTAGCTTTTGAATAATCTCTACATCTATTTGTCGCATTTCATCCACCTCTTTGTTTTTTTATAAGTATAATTATATTATATCTTAAATATAAATTCTTATCTTCTGCATACTTAAATTATCCCTATTCTTCATTCTATCATAGATTTCAAAATCCTTCTTTATTACAAAAAAGATAGAAAAAAAGATATTCTCTATTAGTCTTTTAGAGAATACCTTTTAAAAATTTTATTTTTGTTTGTATTGGCTTACATTTGCATTTTTTTAATAGACGAATACTGGATCAGCTGATGGATTAAGTGGTGAGGTTGTAAATGGGAAGTTCCCGAACATATTTCCAAAAATATAGTCAAAAAGCTTATCCTTGATTTCCATTACATCAAGGAACACTATTATTGAATTATTTGGGTCTTTTTCATCATCCCAGATATTAATATTGATAATAAGCCTTCCACTTTTATCCTCAAACTCTACTTGTGTAGCCTTTGTATAAACTTTTGCTGCTCCAGCTCCGCAAATCTCCTCAACATATTTCTTAATTACTTCTACTTCCTTTTCTCTCCATCCTGATGCATTGGAATCAAGGGCCTCTTTAACCCATTCTCCTGCATATTTATTAAAATATTCTTTTGCTTTTGGGTTATTTGCAAGCTCATCAAACTTCTCTGAAACTACAAATTTAAATGCAGTAGAGGTTAAATCGCTAAGTCCTGCAAGTATGGCATCATAGAATCCTATAGGCTTGCCGTCTGGTCCTACATCATTGTAGTAATGATTAACAATTTTTATTACTGTAAAGCTGGCAAGTATGAAGCCTGCCTTCTTTATATTTGTGTCTGAGCTTATCTGTGTCATCAAAGAATTTTCAAGCATTGCCATAAGGTTTCCATTTACTCCTCTAAGCTTTTCATCAGGACTTGAGATACCTTCTCGATACCATATGTTTTCACTTATTAGTCCAACAAGAATTTCCTTTGTAGGTGATAAGAGAGCTTCTCCTACTGGACCTGTATAAGCCATAGCAACATATGAGAATGCCTGGTCTCCTACCCATTTTACCCACTCAAGCCCCCAGATAACCCAGTCCAAAGCTTCTGCAAAATTAATGTTGTCTTGAGCCTCGTCTAGAAGCTTTATTCTAGTGATTTCATAAAGGCTCTTGTTGAGTAGCCTTATTTCCTTCGGTGACATTATGTCATAATTTTCCTTTATGTGTTTTATTACGTCGCTCCAGTCCTCAGGAGGCATGTATCTCTTTATCCGTTTTAGTAAAAGCTCTAACTCTTCTTTCTTTTCCTTCATTTCATTAAATGGTTCTCCGATTAGTCTAATTGGCAAATCCAAATGGTAATCCTTACTATCATACTCACAATCTATAGGAAGCATTAGGTAATGCTTCGTTTTGCCCTCAGGTATTTGCATTTTAGGTTGAAATTTATATATTCCCCTATTTGTGGTTTCCTCTATTTCATATTTAAACACCTTTGCTAGATTTTCAGTTTGTACTGTACTACCTTTTAGATTATCAAGCTTAATATTAGCTTTTGATAAATCAACAAGCTCAGCTTTATACTCTCCTTTTTCATCGACAGAGCTTACTGCCAATTCAACCTTGAAGCGTGTTGCAAGAACTTCCTCTCCGACTTCTGCCTTTTCATTATCAGAATAAGCACCTATTTGAGCATATCCATCTTTATCAAACTTTATTATTGATATGGATATGCCCTCAGGGTATATGGCTACACGAAATGCTTCTGAAATATTATCTGTATTGCTTTCAGCAATCACTTCAACATTAAATACTTTTCTTTGTGTGCTAGATTTTTCAGATTTTACACTTTGATTATTCATTATAGCTTTATATTTAAAATCCTTTATTTTTTTAAGCTCTACTTCAAATGGACTATTGTCCTGAGGCTTTAGACTAACCTTAGGAATTTCAACAAAATCATGTAGTGAAAATAAAACTGTGTATTCTCCATTATCCCCCTCTATCATAACCTTTTCCATAAAAAGATTCTTGCCCTGTTCTTCAAATTTAATATAAGGTTCTCCTACAAGTTTAAAACGAACATTGTTGCAGAAGGAACCACCTTCACCATTAAAGACAAAGCTAACAATTCCCTCTGATGGGCTTTCTGCGCCTTTCACAGACTCGGCCTCCACTGTTGCTCCAACATAGTTGCTTGCAA belongs to Proteiniborus ethanoligenes and includes:
- a CDS encoding NAD(P)-dependent malic enzyme — protein: MKDYNKLSLEMHRNNKGKVSIQSKVKVENKDDLSIAYTPGVAQPCKEIANDQEKVYEYTFKSNTVAVVSDGTAVLGLGDIGPYGAIPVMEGKSILFKAYADVDAFPICLKTTDTEEIIRTVKLLEPVFGGINLEDIAAPKCFEIEKRLDEELDIPVFHDDQHGTAIVVLAGLINGLKLAEKEFKDLEVVINGSGAAGIAIAKLLLSVGVKDVILCDRKGAISKNRQDLNPIKKEMAEITNKASLDGELKDVIVGKNVFIGVSSADCLTKEMVKTMGEKSMIFAMANPIPEIMPDDAKEAGAFIVGTGRSDFANQINNVLAFPGIFRGALDVRASRITQNMKIQAAYGIANIVKEEELNVDMIIPSPFNKEVAIAVAEAVKKAAIDDGVARV
- a CDS encoding fumarate hydratase, translated to MRQIDVEIIQKLVAEKCISSNIYIEEDIQEAFINAKKAETSSVGNMVLDMLIKNAEVAKENETPLCQDTGMVVAFVEVGQEVHFTNGSITDAINKGVIDGYREGYLRKSVVEDPLIRNNTKDNSPAVIYYNIVPGDKVKIELMFKGFGSENMSQIKMLKPSDGEEGVVDFVLKAVKEAGPNPCPPIIVGVGIGGTMDKAANLAKHALIRPIGSKNNKEHLAKLEEKLLEKINALGIGPQGLGGLTTALDVHVEAYPTHIAGLPVAVNINCHSSRHSTIIL
- a CDS encoding Fe-S-containing hydro-lyase produces the protein MTVKLIETPLTKEVLRELKAGDVVSLTGTVYTGRDAAHKRMMEALNKGEALPFDIKDSIIYYVGPTPAKPGKVIGSAGPTTSYRMDTMTIPLLELGLGGMIGKGLRSKEVIESMKKNETVYFAAVGGAGALIASSVKESEVIAYDDLGTEAIRKLTVENMPLIVCIDIYGNNLYENTK